In Haliscomenobacter hydrossis DSM 1100, the DNA window CAAAGGTGGTATTTGCCTTTGGCGGGCATGGCCACTTTGGTGGAGGCATTTTTGACGGGGGTGCCCATGCCGTGCGCCATCAGGTAAGTGGAGCCCATTTGCTGGATGAACTGGGGGTCGGTGACCCAGTAGCCCTTGTCGATGAAGCTTTCGGCTTCAATGAGGGCGTCTTTTTGGGCAAAAGTCAAGAGGGGGAACAATAACAAAATGAGTAGGCCAATTGGTTTTTTGCTTTTCATAGTCCGTTGAAAAAGTGGTGAAAAGATGAATGGGTGTAAAGAGCACGCCCGGATTGCTCGCCGCAAGGCTTCCAGATACCAAACCAATGATTTGGTTAAAAAGCACAATACTAGCGGATTTATTGACCGAAAATAAGGCGAGTTTCAAAATAATAAATGGCATCAATTGGTCGGATCGAGAGAAAACCTATCGGGAACCTTCTCGAAACGGGTAGCGGTAGAGATTTTTGTTGAATAGGGTTGTCTAATAATTTAGTGTGTGTAAATTCTAAAGACTAAAGGAATCCAAAGTACTTATTGGCGGTAATGATCTACAGAAGCTTGAAGCCTAGTTTTAATTTTTTCTCTAAGATATTCTGGACTTTTAACCTGAATCCCCTCACCATAAGAAAGAATTAATTGCTCCAGTTCATAGTTCGGGATAACCTCAATCTGGAGGGTTAAGCCATTTTCATCTTGATTAAGTTTTTTCTGTGAGCCATGCAATGGTTTGGTTAGAATGTAAGGAGCAAGTTGAGAACTGATAACAAGCTGAATTGTTTCTAATGTCGCTTCTTTAGGCCGTGTGACACCTATAATGTCTTCAAAATATTCATCAAAATCAACAAATTTATTTTCGAGATAAGGTGTCTTTAGCTCCTCAATATGTTCGATCCGGTCCAAAGCCAAATTGGAGATTTCGGCAAAAGCGGGATTGTATCCAAATACGAACCAACGATTGTTGTATTGCTTCAAGAAATAAGGATGCAGCGTGAATTGCAACAAGTCATTTTTTCGAAAAGACTGATAATCAATTTTTAATACTTTTTCATACAAAACAGCATGGAACAACTCTTCTAACCAACCAATCCCACGGAGAAATTCATTGTTGCTAAACGCCATAAATTCTTTGCCTGGCTTAGTAGTGCCAAATGATTGCTCCAAACGAGGAATTAATTCGTTAAGCCATTCAAATTGTGGCATCCCTTTCATCCTACTCAGCACCATCATTGCTGATCTTAATTGATGGGCTTCTGTTTCATTGATGGGTTGGTTGTTGATAGAAAAGCTAAAATCTGCATAACGGTAATAAGCTTTTCTTCCTTCCCGAAAACGCTCTAAAGGAATAGACCATCCTTGCTCACTTTCCATAAATTTTATGTCTTCAAAAAGCTGTCGCCTTTGAATTTGGCTATTAAGGCCATTAAATTCGTAAAGGGCGTGATTACATTCTGCTAAAAGATCTTCCCAAAAATACCTTCGCCCAGGGTTGCGAAAACACCGGTCTAGTACTTGATAGCGGATGTAAGCATTCTTATTTACAGACATAGCCTATTATTTTCTTACCGATGCAGATCAAATGCACTGTAACTTTTTACTTTTGCAAACGTATTTACTAGGGAATTGGTTACAAATTCCTAATGATTCTTTGAATGCCTGTCTAAAGATATTGATCGTGCATGCTGTATTTCGGCATGTCTCCTGGCTTTTAGCCAGGTGAACGTTTTGAGGTCATTGTTGAAGATGATTGGTCATCTGCTTGTTTATTGTGATGATAAATAATGATGGTTGATTTGTTTTTGATGATGATATGGTTGAATTTTACTCCATACGAAAGAGTATCATGGCAGGCATTCTTATTTTTCCTTTATGCAATTGGAACAGGAGCAAGTCGAGATCATCCGAACTATGTTTCAGCAAATCAAGAGTAAGAATGATTTGCTGAAGCTCATCAACTTTGCCAAGAAATTGCTCTTTGGCGAGGCGGCTCATGCTGTTCCGTTAAAAACACTGACTTATTATGGTAATGCAAATCTTGCGTCTGATGCGTACAGAACTTTCAGTATCCGCAAAAAATCAGGCGGAAAACGGCCGATTCATGCACCTGTTAAAGGATTAAAGCCTATTCAAAAAGCTTTGAATCTTATTTTACAGTGTTTGTTTACGCCGCATCATGCAGCTAATGGTTTTGTTCCAGAAAGATCGATTGTAGACAATGCCAAAGTACACCAAGGTGCTCACTATGTGTATAACATTGACCTCAAGGATTTTTTTCCTAGCATCGACCTTAGTCGGGTGGCCGCTTGCTTGCGCTTGCCGCCATTCAATTTGATCGACACAGCGGAAGAACCCCTTGCTTTTTTGGTTGCCAATCTTTGCTGTACCCCTATTTTAGTAGAACGGCAAAATGAATCTGGCGAATGGATCAATAAAATTCTAAATGTGTTGCCTCAAGGAGCCCCTACATCGCCAACCATCACGAACATTGTAGCCCAACGCTTAGATAAACGTTTGACCGGCCTAGCGCGTAGATTTGGAGCCAACTTCTCGCGCTATGCAGATGACATCACTTTTTCGTCTATGCACAATATTTATAAGCAGGATGAAGCATTCACCATTGAATTAACCCGAATCATCGAGAGCCAAGGTTTTTACATCAACCCTAGCAAAACACGCCTCCAGAAAACTGGTTTTCGACAAGAAGTGACCGGGCTCGTTGTGAATGAAAAGGTGAATGTGCATCGCAGGTACGTCAAACAAATCCGCCATTGGCTTTACCTCTGGGAACGTTATGGTTATGCCCAAGCAGAGCAGATTTTCAAGCGCGAATATGTAAAAGACAAAGGTTACGCCAAAAAGGGTAATCCAAAATTGGAAAATGTACTGGAGGGTAAGTTGTTGTTTATGAAGATGGTGAAAGGGGGGGAAGATGGGACTTTTTTGGGATTGTGGAGGAGGTTTGATCATCTTTTGATAGAACTAAATGAGGTAAGAGACAATACTTCAATCCCAGAGGAGGCTTTTACAGAAAAAGAGCAATTAACAAGAACGATTAAAATTTCACTCTTACCTATTGATGATGGTAAATTTATTCAAACACTCCAACATGATAAGCTAATACCGATGGGAGTTGCACTTCCGTATGAGGAAACATTCGAAAATAATATTGAGGAAACCTATGAAAAACCTTCTTTACAACATAACCCTATCAATACAATGAATTTTCTAAAAAATTTCAAATATGACAATGCTTCTGGATTTAAAGAACTTGTACATGCTCCATTTGATGTCGATAATTTTGATTTTGAAAAAATTCTTGACACTGTAAAAAATCATCCCAATTTTATTTTAACTTTTAAAAATACGAGAGCAGAAAAATTTACTGGAGAACTGCCTCTGGGGCTTTGGAAAAAAGCTAAAGAATTAATTAATCATCTCAGTACAGAAGGATTAGATCTCTTTAAGCTGACTAAACAACACCCAATTGAAAGTGAAAAATTCTTAACAGAAATTCAAGATTTTAAAAAAAATTATAGATTTAGTAGTGACGATACAGAGTCTTCTATACTAAAAAAACTAATTATACACGTTGCAAAGAAGGCTGAACACAAAAACTCAGACAAAAACATTGTATTTTCATTTGGAAACACAGATCAATCTGGACAATTTAGTGATGACCAATTAGTTTTTTTACCTGATGAAAGAATATTCGGATTAAGATCTGGTTTTTTCACTTGGGTTCCTAATGTCAGGAATACACTAGCATGGATTTTTAAAGGTATTTTACAACACTCTAATGTTAATGGAAGTAGGACCTTTGAGAAAAAATCAAAAAAGATAGTGGTAGAAATTAATAGATTCAGGGATAAAGATATAGGGCTTACTAAAGTGCAATTAACCATTTCAGACGAATTTAGTGTGCTTAAAAAGAGCCCTGATCAATTCTTGGAAGATTTATTAAATTCAGAACCATGTAAACACTATCTAAGAAATATTGCTGATTGGGCGATTGAATGTGATTGCGATAATGGGGAATCTTATCTTTTCCAAATACTACCTAAAAACGATTATAAACGTTTAGAAAGGAAAGTAAATTCATTCAAGCATATAATTACTTTTTATGACTAAGCAAAAACCTATTTTGTTCTTTGACGAAGGGAATGTAGAAAAGACTGATGTATTTAGAGTGCTCTCACTCAAAGAGACATGTTCTGATTATGAACCTATTGTTGGTTTTTTTACAGAACTTAATCAGCATTTCGATTTTGCCGACGGCAGTGGAAACGAGGTAAATATATTGTTTTCGGTTGATGAAATTGACTATATATTTATTCACCATAGTTTCAACATGCCCTATTCTATACCTTCAAATTGTTTTGATCTTTTAAGAGAACAGTTAGGTGAAAAATTGGTAGTCTTTTCTGGAGAAACAGCTAACGACCTCAAAGTCAATCGTCTTAAAAGGGACGATACATATAAGAATTTTAATTTTTTTTAGAAGTTTTTATGCTACTTGGTGAGTATCGTTTAGAAGTTTTTACAGAAAGAAATTTTTACAGATTATTAGCTGAAGAATATTTAGAGGAATTTAGATCAATTATCGAAGAAAGTAAAGAAAAAGCGTTTTCAAGTGTTGTGTTTAAAAAATTATCAAAACTTACAGGCAATGATATAGAAGCATTAGCCCAAAGGCTTGTTACTATGAGTGAGGAAGAAATAATTCTATTTATTGACCAGCAAATTGCAACCTTATGATAAATGATCTGATACTAGTCACGAACTCAGCCAATTCTGCTTCTTCTAGAAAGCATTTCACTGACATACTTAACTTTGGCGAATATCTTGAGCTCGCTATCCCAGCAGAATGGAAGGCTCAGCCGCGTGAGTTTTATCTTTATATTACTTACAGTGAACTTGAGCCAAAGTTAGCAGCCACACAATTTAAAGGCATAGTAATCGATTTGTTTTTAGAAAATTCAAAATCCACAGATTCTAATATTGCGGTAGATTTAGCTGCCTTCCTAAGGCTTTGCGATATTGATTTACCTATCATTATTGTTTCCGAAAAGCATTTAACATCCGAGAAATATGGCTTGGATATTGATCCTAGGAGCTATCAAATACTAAATGACTTCAAAGTAGGAAAGTTCTTGACTTACGACCAAGCATTTAACAAAGAATTATCTGTTGATGACCCCCAACATTTTCCAATTTATAAACACATAAGGGGATATAAATTTAACATAGCTGAATTTCTAAAAAACTTTTCGGTTATTCCTTCTGATGATCGCCATCAAATGACAAATGAATGGGGTGCTATTAAACTTGCATTTAATGCAGGCTATACATTGGAGGACATTGGTTACAATTTTCCTCAAAACACCTATTTTAAATACCTTCAAAAGAAATTCTCGCTTGATTTTTTGACCTTTGCAGAAAGAGAAGAACTGCTAAAGGAATATTCATTGCCTACTACTCAAAATAAAATCAATCTATCTACTTTCCTGAAAAACAAAAAAATATTACTTGTTGATGATAATGCTGAAAAAGGTTGGGCAAGCGTCCTAGAGAAGATTTTTGACGCGAGAATAGTTAGTATGTCTAGTATTCATGATTGTTTAAAAATTGATCACAAAGAATACGCTTCTTTTGATCTTGTGTTTTTAGATTTATACATGCCCAATTTTCACGGAAATTTAAAGGAAAAAGAAAACTCTATTAAACTATTAGAGACTTTTAAAATTGGGTTTCCTCAAATCCCTATTATTGTATTTACGGCTTCCAACAAATCTTGGACATTAGACGAAGTTCTAGAGAAAGGCGCAGATGGAATGTATGTCAAAGAATCTCCAGAATATGCTGGGAATGCTACTTATTCTAGAGAAAATTTCAAAAACTTCTTCTCTACCATTGCTAATTGCTTGAAACGCTATAAAACGCTTCAACCTTATTGGAGTAATATTGATTTTATCTTTCAAAATTTTCTTCCCGAAATCGACGATATAAATGCTTTCAAGTTTAAATCTAGAATTAAAGAACGGCTAGAAATGTTTTTTGGTCTACTAAAAAGGGGGCTTGAAGAGAAGGGTTTTAACTCTAGAAAGTTCTATTTTTCTGATAATGAATTGGCTTTTATAACTCTTTGGAGTATACTGAATGAAATTTCACAAGCCTATTATGAAAAATCTCGACCTAATATTCAGATTAGAGACCCTAAGGGTAATTTAATCTCTGCACATCCTTCAGGTACACTAATCGAATACTCTCCTCGGCATTATAAATGGAGTATCAAAAATCAGCAAGATGTTTTTCTTGAGTATGTTTATTTTTTTGAAATAGAGCGGGAAAAAATTGTATTGCACTCAAATAAAAATTATTACAAGCTTAATTGTAAGTCTAAATCCATATTCAAGTTTCATCGTGGTAAAGGAACTGTGCTGCATCAACCTAGCGTGCCAGACGTAGATTATTCAAGAAGTCTGTATGTTCAAATTGCTTTTTTGTTAGAAAAGAAAATAACTCTTCTAAGTCCAAAGAAAGATAGACTACAAGAAAAATTAAGTCAATTAAATGAAAAAAGGAATAAACTTTTTTTAACACATGGAGAAGAAGATTCTAGGTTCTACAATAAAACTGAAAAGAGCAAGAGGAGCGAAAGAAGCTATGAAATAACTCCAAATGGAGACATAAAAGAATTATTTGAGTTAGTTGGTTTTCTCTTGACAGGCAAAGAAATTGTGCTTAATATTTAGCGTATGCACAATCTGTGCACTTCTCTCATTTTTCCCATGCTCCATGACATCAAAAAACTCTAATTTATGAACATCCACCACCACTTTCCAAACCTCCAACTCACCCAAGACCAACAAACCACCCTTGGCCAAGTAGAAGCATTTTTGGAAGGTGGTGACCAAATATTTCTCCTCAAAGGGTATGCAGGCACAGGTAAAACCACTTTATTACATGGCATCTGTCGCTATTTAGCAGCAAAACAATCTGATTTTAGGTTGATGGCTCCTACTGGTCGAGCTGCGATGATTTTGGCGCGCAAAACTGCGATAAAGTCTTGCACCATCCATCGGGGCATCTACAATATGGATCAATTGGAAGAGAAAGAAGAAGGTACCTCCTTCAAGTTTTTTTATGCGCTCAAAACCAATGAAGATAGTTCTCGCTGTGTTTATCTCGTAGATGAAGCATCAATGGTTTCTGATGTTTACAGCGATGATGAGTTTTTTACTTTTGGCTCTGGTTTGCTGTTAAAAGACCTTATAACCTATACCCTTCAAGGAGAAAACCACCATAAGATCATATTTGTAGGGGACGACGCACAATTACCCCCCGTAAATATGCCATTCTCTCCAGCCCTTGAGACACACTATTTACAGAATCAATACGGCTTGCAAGTACAAACTGCGCAGCTTACTCAAGTTGTAAGACAGGCACACCAAAGTGGCATTCTGACCACTGCCACTTATTTGCGCCAAGCTATCGCAGCCAATAAATTTAATGCTTTTTCCATCCATACTCAGTATAATGACGTACACACTATTCAACCTGAGCAAGTTGTAGAGGAGTATGTCTCAATGGTGAAGCAACAAGGAATTCAAAACACCATTATTATCACCCACTCTAATCGCCAAGCATTAGAATACAATCAACTCATCCGGCAACGCCGCTATGGAGAAAATGGAAGTCAACTTCAGAAAGAGGACATTTTGCTGATTACCCGGAATAACTATAATGGTTCGCTTGAACTGTTTAATGGGATGTTTGCCAGAGTTCTTGAAGTTGGTGGAATAGAGTATACGGCGTCTCCTCGTTTCAAAATAGAAGGTGGTACCACTATTCAACGTGAACTTGTTTTTCGATCCTTAAGAGTAGAAATTACCGCTATCGACGGCAGCATCCATCAACTCAAAACTACAGTACTTGATCCTTTTTTAACTGCTAGTGAAGGTAAATTACACCCTTATGATCAACGTGCTTTATACATTGACTTTAAGATGCGAGCCATTGCTAAGGGATTGCATCCTAAAAGTGAAGCCTTTCGTGAAGCGTTAAAAAAAGATGTCTATTTCAATGCCTTACAAGCCAAATACGGCTATGCCATTACTTGCCACAAATCTCAAGGTGGCGAATGGACTGGAGTGTTAGTCGATTTTAAAGTTTTCATTGGCAAATTGAGTTCAAGTTTTTTCCGTTGGTCTTACACCGCGATTACTCGCAGTAGCAAAGCATTATTATGTATTGATGCTCCAAACTATAATGCGCTTAGTGAGTTTGTAGTCCACGACATCACTAAGCTCGGCAAAGTTCTACCAGAGAGTTACTATGTTCCGGATGGGTTAAATTTTTTGGAATATCGTAAGTCCCGACTGCAACAAATCTGCCAGCGGCAGGAGTTAACAATGCTGATTGTAGAGCATAGTTACCAATTGGAAGTAGGGTTCCAGCAAGGGAATGAATCCGGTAAAGTACAGCTTTGGTACACTAAAACAGGGTTTTCGAGCGTGACTTGGGTAACCTTTTCAAGCCCTGAATTCAAAAATTTGATCGATGAACTTTTAATTGAATCTCTTTTACCAGAAAGCATTCCTTTTGTACCAAAATTTGATTTTCAAAAAGACTTACACCTTTATTTTCTGGAAATTCTATCCGAATGTAACCTTCCGTTAACCAATGTCGTACAAAGAGAATGGAGTGATTTATACTGCATCCGCACAGATGCAGATTGTGCTGCTGTAGAGTTCTTTTTTAACGGTAATCACATGTACACATTTGCTATACCTAAATCGACGGCAGGGGCAGACGATGTAAAACTCCAGGAAGTGATAAACAAGCTACGTGGATTGTAAAACCTCTAAAAACTGGGCTTATGTCATTTATTCAAGTGAAAGAATTACGGCAAGCAGGTAAATTGGATGAGGCCTACCAGGTTGCATTACAATACTTGGCAGAAAAAACCCCAACTAGGGTAATAAACAATCCAGCTTTTGCAAAATTATTTCAGAATCCCCCAGATTTGATTTGGGCAAAACGGGCACTTGCATGGGTACTTTACGAGTATCTTAAGCAAAGTGAGATCCAGGAAAATTATGAAGCTTATTTTAGATACCTGACAGAACTGGTTCAACTTGAGTTGCCTAGCTCTGAGGTAATGGTTTTTGATGCTATGGCTTGGCAGATTGGTAAACTTGTTTTTGAGCTTCAAAAACAAGAAAAAATTGAGTATCAGAAGATAGATCTACTATTTGAAGTCATCCAAAAATTTCATTTTACCAAGCCTTCTCCCGCTTATTCTTTTTTGTACAAAGCGTTCCACAAGGGGCATCAAGGCTGGTCTAATTACTTGGAATTTGCGAATTGGTGGAATTTCGAGTACTTCGAGGCAGCAGACTATCTAGAGGAAGAACTACCCAAGAATGGTAAAAAAGTTATGGCTTTGGTAGAGCAGGCTTATATCGCTTACTCCAAGAAATTACTGGAAAAAGCCGTAGGAAGTTTAGATAGAGATAAGATAGCTGCGTTTTTACCTATGCTGGATACGCTTATTGAGAAGTATCCTCGATATCGATACCTTCCCTATTTCAAGGCTAAATTGCTATTGGCAATAGGTGATCCAGAGGATGCATTTAGTGCATTTTTACCTTTTGCAAAAGCGAAGAAAAGTGAGTTCTGGGTATGGGATGTGATGGCGGAGATGTTCACAAACAAGCCTGACAAACAAATAGCTTGTTATTGTAAAGCTATTTCCTGTGGCACTTCGGAAGAGTATCTTATTAAAGTTAGAACCAAACTAGCGGCATTGCTCATTGAAACTGAGAAATATAGTGAGGCAAAAACGGAAATAAACTTTGTGCTGAATATCGATGAACAACAAGGTTGGAAAGTATCTCGTCAAGTTTCACAGTGGCTTAATTCACCCTGGTACAAAGAAGCTGATGTTCAAAAAGATAATCTAATTTTATACCGAATGCATGCCCCATTGGCAGAACAGCTCCTTTTTGCCAACTTACCCGAAGAGATTGCCGTCGTTGAATTTGTGAATCGGGATAAAAAAATGCTCAATTTTATCATAAACTTGAAGCGATATGGTTTCCTTAAATATGACGGTTTTTTAAAGGAAGTTAATATTGGCGATGTTATTGCCGTTAGATTAGATAGTGGGTCATCCGATGGCTATTATACTGCTTTAACGCTGCAACAAACCGATAAAAAGCCAGATAACAGTGTGCTAAAAAACTTTCAAGGGCTGCTTGATATCAGAAATGATAATCCATTCGGGTTTGTGGAAAATATCATGGTAGATTCTAAGTTACTTCAAGAATATCGACTGAATAATGGTGATTTTATCAAGGGAACAGCCATTGCTTCTTTTAACAAAAAGAAACAAGAATGGGGGTGGAAAGCAACCCATTTGGAGCGTTTATAACCTCACCCCTTTCGCATCGACGATTTCCGCACAATCAAGCGTGTAGCCAGCATCCGCTTCTCCACCGTCGGCTGCTCCATCTGCTCCAACAACAGCCGCGCCGATTCCTCACCAATTTTCCACACGGGTTGTTCCACCGTGGTCAACGAAGGCTCAATGATGGCCGAAATGGGGTCATTGCTGAACCCCACTATGCCCAAATCCTGGGGAATGTTGATGCCCCGTTCCTTGGCGATTAGCATAATTTCAATGGCGCAAGGGTCATTCACCGCAAAAATGGCATCCGGTGGCTGGGGCAGATCCAGCAATTGCCGAGTGCAAATTCGGGCGTGTTCCTCGGTCAAATCGTGGTACACGATCAAATCCTGATCCAGCGGCAACTGATGTTTTTGCAAGGCATCAACATAGCCCTGCAAACGCAGCCGACTGACCTGCAAGGTGACCGGACCAGCCAGGTGCGCAATGCGCCGATAGCCCTGTTCAATCAGGTGTTCCACGGCCTGGAATGCCCCTGAATAGTCGTCAATGATCACTTGCGGCGTATCCAGTTCGGGGCAAACGCGGTTGAAAAACACCAGGGGTATTTCCTTCTGCATGACCGTCCGGAAGTGATCAAAATTATCGGTTTTGGCGGTGATGGACACCAAAAGTCCATCCACGCGGCTCCGCAAAAGTGCTTTTACATTGGCCACTTCGGTTTCGTACGACTCATCCGACTGGCAAATCATGACATTGTACCCCGCCTTCGAAAGCACCTCTTGTGCCCCCATAATGAAGGTGGGAAAAAAGTAATGCCGAAACTCGGGCACCAGGATACCCACAATGTTGGTCTGGCGTTTCAAGAGGGCATTGGCCAAGGGATTGGGCTGATAATCAAGTTCTTGTGCCAAATCCAGAATCATCTTGCGCGTTCCTTCATGGATGTCGGCATGCCCACGCAGCGCCCGTGAAACCGTTGACTTGGAAATGCCCAACTGCTGGGCAAGATCCATGATGGTGACCTCGTGAGGGCGACGGTTTTCCTGGGGTACTGCCGTTTCGTTGATGGTAAAATGAAAATCACAGGACTTGCAGTAGTAACGCTGCTTTCCCCTCATAATCCCGGATTTTTGGATGAACTCAATCTGATTGCACTTTTTACATTTGATCATTCCCATGGACTACGAATTGATAAAAAAAGAGAAAGTACAGAATATCACCAAAATTTTTCCGGCAAATCTTCTGCTCGCTAATAATTATTACTATCGCTACCCGTTTCGAGAAGCTTCCCGATAGTTTTTGTGCAACACTGCTTGCTGGAAGCCATTAATTATTTTGAAACTGAGCTTAATTTCGATCAATAAATCTGCAAATCGATCTTTTTTAAACTAAATGATCGATTTTGAAAATCACTCATTTTGGACTTTAACCGTATACATCTATGTCAGGCAAATTACAAATATGGCTTGTGTTTTTTGGTCTGCTGACCACCGCGCAAGCCCAGAACCTCTCCCTGCGGGGAAAAATATCCGATTCCAGCGGAGAAGCACTACCCGGCGCCAGTATCGCGGTAAAGGGCACAACCAGTGGAGCTGTCTCTGAACTGGATGGCACCTACCAACTGGAGGGCGTTTCGGCGCAAGCCACGCTGGTTATTTCCTACACCGGGTACCTTAGTCAGGAGATTGCGGTCAACAACCGCACCCTCATTGACGTAGTACTCAGCCTGGATGTGGAAGCACTCAATGAAGTGGTCGTGGTGGGTTATGGTACCCAGCGCAAAGCGGGTACTACGGGTTCCATTGCTTCGGTGAAAGCAGCCGACCTCGTCCAAACCCCTGTGGCCAACCTTGCCCAGGGGCTGCAAGCCCGGGTGTCGGGGATTCAAATCAACCAAAACTCAGGATCGCCAGGGGGTAACGTCAGTGTGCGCATTCGGGGTACCAACTCCATCAATGGCACTTCGGAGCCATTGTACGTAGTGGATGGCATCCAGATTTCCAATGGAGGGGGCATCAATGATGTCAGCCCACTTTCAACCATTAACCCCAACGACATTGAGAGCATCGAAGTGCTCAAGGATGCCTCGGCCTCGGCCATTTATGGGGCCCGGGCAGCCAACGGGGTGGTCTTGATCACGACCAAACGGGGTAAATCCGGCGTGACCAGAGTCACTTTTGACAGCTACTACGGCACCCAAAAAGTGACCAAAACCATCCCTACCCTCAATGCGGCGCAGTTTGCCCAATTGGAAAATGAGGTGTTTAAAAATACCTACTACAAAGACCCGGCTTCTTTGGGTCAGGGGGTCAATTGGCAGGACATTATCTTCCGGGAAGCCCCGATCCAAAACCACCAATTGTCCGTCAACGGGGGCAACGAAAAGACCCAACTGGCCATGTCGCTCAATTATTTCAACCAGGACGGGGTCATCATCAGTTCCAATTTCAAACGGTATTCGTACCGTCTGAACCTCGACCACAAAATCAGCAAAAACGTCAAAGTGGGTACGAGTATGTTGGGTAGTTACTCGATCAACTCCGGAGTACAAACCGGCTCAACCAGTCAGGGCGACGGTGATGTGGTAGTCGGAAGTATTTTGGGTGCAGCCATTGGTGCACCACCCAACTTAAAACCTTACCGCGCTGACGGCACCATTTTCCCTTTCGGCGAACAAGAGGATGGTCGTTACCGCGAGGTAGCCAACCCCTTGGGTATTGCCTCGGTGTTGATCCAAACCGCCTTAAAAAGAACCTTGACCAATATTTACGGTGAAGTGAACATCTTGAAGGGCCTTACCTATCGGGCTTCCTTTAACATCGATTTGCAGAGCAACACCGCCGATCGGTATTCTCCCCGCTCGATCGTTAGCATTCGGGATTTGAATGACAACTCCGGTTCGGGCTCAAAATCAAATTCGAATTTCACCGGCTTACTGCACGAGAGTATTTTGACTTATAGCCAAACCCTGGCTGAGGTACACAGCTTGAAGTTTACGGGGGTATTTGCTACTCAATCAGATTTGTCCAACGCCAACTCGATTAGTGCGTCGGGATTTCCCAATGATGCCACCCGCAACGAGGCCCTGCAATTGGCCCTCAACCGCACGGTGAGTAGCAGTCGCAGCAAACAACGCCTGGATTCATACATGGGCCGGATCAACTACGGCTTCAACGACAAG includes these proteins:
- a CDS encoding ATP-dependent DNA helicase, with the protein product MNIHHHFPNLQLTQDQQTTLGQVEAFLEGGDQIFLLKGYAGTGKTTLLHGICRYLAAKQSDFRLMAPTGRAAMILARKTAIKSCTIHRGIYNMDQLEEKEEGTSFKFFYALKTNEDSSRCVYLVDEASMVSDVYSDDEFFTFGSGLLLKDLITYTLQGENHHKIIFVGDDAQLPPVNMPFSPALETHYLQNQYGLQVQTAQLTQVVRQAHQSGILTTATYLRQAIAANKFNAFSIHTQYNDVHTIQPEQVVEEYVSMVKQQGIQNTIIITHSNRQALEYNQLIRQRRYGENGSQLQKEDILLITRNNYNGSLELFNGMFARVLEVGGIEYTASPRFKIEGGTTIQRELVFRSLRVEITAIDGSIHQLKTTVLDPFLTASEGKLHPYDQRALYIDFKMRAIAKGLHPKSEAFREALKKDVYFNALQAKYGYAITCHKSQGGEWTGVLVDFKVFIGKLSSSFFRWSYTAITRSSKALLCIDAPNYNALSEFVVHDITKLGKVLPESYYVPDGLNFLEYRKSRLQQICQRQELTMLIVEHSYQLEVGFQQGNESGKVQLWYTKTGFSSVTWVTFSSPEFKNLIDELLIESLLPESIPFVPKFDFQKDLHLYFLEILSECNLPLTNVVQREWSDLYCIRTDADCAAVEFFFNGNHMYTFAIPKSTAGADDVKLQEVINKLRGL
- a CDS encoding DUF7017 domain-containing protein; the protein is MSFIQVKELRQAGKLDEAYQVALQYLAEKTPTRVINNPAFAKLFQNPPDLIWAKRALAWVLYEYLKQSEIQENYEAYFRYLTELVQLELPSSEVMVFDAMAWQIGKLVFELQKQEKIEYQKIDLLFEVIQKFHFTKPSPAYSFLYKAFHKGHQGWSNYLEFANWWNFEYFEAADYLEEELPKNGKKVMALVEQAYIAYSKKLLEKAVGSLDRDKIAAFLPMLDTLIEKYPRYRYLPYFKAKLLLAIGDPEDAFSAFLPFAKAKKSEFWVWDVMAEMFTNKPDKQIACYCKAISCGTSEEYLIKVRTKLAALLIETEKYSEAKTEINFVLNIDEQQGWKVSRQVSQWLNSPWYKEADVQKDNLILYRMHAPLAEQLLFANLPEEIAVVEFVNRDKKMLNFIINLKRYGFLKYDGFLKEVNIGDVIAVRLDSGSSDGYYTALTLQQTDKKPDNSVLKNFQGLLDIRNDNPFGFVENIMVDSKLLQEYRLNNGDFIKGTAIASFNKKKQEWGWKATHLERL
- a CDS encoding LacI family DNA-binding transcriptional regulator produces the protein MRGKQRYYCKSCDFHFTINETAVPQENRRPHEVTIMDLAQQLGISKSTVSRALRGHADIHEGTRKMILDLAQELDYQPNPLANALLKRQTNIVGILVPEFRHYFFPTFIMGAQEVLSKAGYNVMICQSDESYETEVANVKALLRSRVDGLLVSITAKTDNFDHFRTVMQKEIPLVFFNRVCPELDTPQVIIDDYSGAFQAVEHLIEQGYRRIAHLAGPVTLQVSRLRLQGYVDALQKHQLPLDQDLIVYHDLTEEHARICTRQLLDLPQPPDAIFAVNDPCAIEIMLIAKERGINIPQDLGIVGFSNDPISAIIEPSLTTVEQPVWKIGEESARLLLEQMEQPTVEKRMLATRLIVRKSSMRKG